A stretch of Halostagnicola kamekurae DNA encodes these proteins:
- a CDS encoding DR2241 family protein yields the protein MGLEDETFETLRTAADNGVEFDGLRLERADGGYVLETPIETRTGLDPDEFRTALEAVDEYVTNWRYWRETVGDEGQASRAFLRWCERAPVEGSAAFESQRTEPLSVPERYDALRDGVDRTWGQLRITARFLDVDEPDGIRVYDLWHVDDADTPLSELEVYDEPRQAREIATADDDGRYRPLKTAPTLASGWAFTGLSGSELVDAVDFFYPATVANWHREREGDLDIDHWIDAAERQSGIYEVVDELPREALEWLTEACCVDSQCLRRREWEYSADDEIEVDGGDGVFPCREPCSLVIAAARKWAILESETERTYELELTTSELNQLEELIDAVADGRVDEVREADVNDGANRYRARYLRAKRFEDGSLNAAESDDQ from the coding sequence GTGGGACTCGAAGACGAGACGTTCGAAACGCTTCGAACCGCCGCCGACAACGGCGTCGAGTTCGATGGACTCCGCCTCGAGCGGGCGGACGGCGGCTACGTCCTCGAAACGCCGATCGAGACTCGAACGGGGCTCGATCCGGACGAGTTCCGAACGGCGCTCGAGGCCGTCGACGAGTACGTCACGAACTGGCGCTACTGGCGGGAAACCGTCGGCGACGAGGGGCAGGCGAGCCGAGCGTTCCTCCGATGGTGCGAGCGGGCACCCGTGGAGGGAAGCGCCGCTTTCGAGAGCCAGCGAACGGAACCGCTGTCGGTTCCGGAGCGCTACGACGCGCTTCGGGACGGCGTCGATCGAACGTGGGGCCAACTCCGGATCACCGCACGATTCCTCGACGTCGACGAACCGGACGGCATACGCGTCTACGACCTCTGGCACGTCGACGACGCGGACACGCCGCTCTCCGAACTCGAGGTCTACGACGAACCCAGACAGGCCCGAGAGATCGCGACGGCCGACGACGACGGGCGCTATCGGCCGCTCAAGACCGCCCCGACGCTCGCATCGGGATGGGCGTTTACCGGCCTCTCGGGATCGGAACTCGTCGACGCAGTCGATTTCTTCTACCCGGCGACGGTCGCCAACTGGCACCGCGAGCGCGAGGGCGACCTCGACATCGATCACTGGATCGACGCCGCGGAACGCCAGTCCGGCATCTACGAGGTCGTCGACGAGCTACCCCGAGAGGCTCTCGAGTGGCTGACCGAAGCCTGCTGTGTCGACTCGCAGTGTCTCAGACGACGGGAGTGGGAGTACTCGGCCGACGACGAGATCGAGGTCGACGGCGGGGACGGCGTCTTCCCCTGTCGAGAGCCCTGCTCGCTCGTGATCGCCGCGGCCCGAAAGTGGGCGATCCTCGAGTCGGAAACGGAGCGGACCTACGAACTCGAGTTGACGACGAGCGAACTCAACCAGCTCGAGGAACTGATCGACGCGGTCGCCGACGGGCGCGTCGACGAGGTCCGCGAGGCGGACGTCAACGACGGAGCGAACCGCTACCGGGCGCGATATCTTCGAGCGAAGCGCTTCGAAGACGGTTCCCTGAACGCCGCTGAGTCCGACGATCAGTAG
- a CDS encoding adenylosuccinate synthase encodes MTVTIVGSQLGDEGKGGVVDIYGDAVDVVARYQGGDNAGHTVVHDGTKYKLSLVPSGAVRGKVGVLGNGCVVNPETLFDEIDTLRERGLDPDVRVAERAHVILPYHRALDGIEEDEKADLAAGTTKRGIGPTYEDKAGRRGVRVGDLLEPDVLRERLEYVVPQKKALAEEVFGKETGEAFDVEHLFETYSEYGERLAEEGMTVDCGTYLQKRIDAGDNVMLEGAQGTSIDIDHGIYPYVTSSNPTAGGASVGSGLGPTVVGQGEVIGIVKAYLSRVGTGPLPTELGGVDGQTPNYDAASATSEDEEDLATYIRDEGGEYGTVTGRPRRVGWLDMPMLRHAARANGFTGLAINHIDVLAGLEEVEVGHSYRLDGEETLTMPPTTEAWGRCEATLKTFDGWSDVDWTAVAAEGYDAIPEAARTYLEYIADELETPIYAVGVGPGREETVIVEDPYE; translated from the coding sequence ATGACCGTCACAATCGTCGGGTCGCAACTCGGCGACGAAGGCAAGGGCGGCGTCGTCGACATCTACGGCGACGCCGTCGACGTGGTCGCTCGCTATCAGGGCGGCGACAACGCTGGACACACCGTCGTTCACGACGGCACGAAGTACAAACTCTCGCTCGTCCCCTCTGGCGCGGTCCGGGGGAAAGTCGGCGTTCTCGGAAACGGTTGCGTGGTCAACCCCGAAACGCTGTTCGACGAGATCGACACACTCCGCGAACGCGGCCTCGATCCGGACGTTCGAGTGGCCGAGCGAGCGCACGTGATCCTGCCGTACCACCGCGCGCTCGACGGCATCGAGGAGGACGAAAAAGCGGACCTCGCCGCCGGGACGACCAAGCGCGGCATCGGTCCGACCTACGAGGACAAGGCGGGCCGTCGCGGGGTCCGCGTCGGCGACCTCCTCGAGCCGGACGTGCTCCGAGAACGACTCGAGTACGTCGTCCCCCAGAAGAAAGCCCTCGCGGAGGAGGTCTTCGGCAAGGAGACCGGCGAGGCGTTCGACGTCGAGCACCTCTTCGAGACCTACAGCGAATACGGCGAGCGCCTCGCCGAGGAGGGGATGACCGTCGACTGCGGAACCTACCTCCAGAAGCGAATCGATGCCGGCGACAACGTCATGCTCGAGGGCGCACAGGGAACGTCGATCGACATCGATCACGGGATCTATCCTTACGTGACCTCCTCGAACCCGACCGCGGGCGGCGCGAGCGTCGGCAGCGGCCTCGGGCCGACCGTCGTCGGCCAGGGTGAAGTGATCGGGATCGTCAAGGCCTACCTCTCCCGGGTCGGAACCGGACCGCTCCCGACCGAACTGGGCGGCGTCGACGGCCAGACGCCGAACTACGACGCCGCGAGCGCAACGAGCGAAGACGAGGAGGACCTCGCGACGTACATCCGTGACGAGGGAGGGGAGTACGGCACCGTTACCGGTCGCCCTCGCCGCGTCGGCTGGCTCGACATGCCGATGCTACGCCACGCCGCGCGCGCGAACGGTTTCACTGGACTCGCGATCAACCACATCGACGTGCTCGCCGGCCTCGAGGAAGTCGAGGTCGGCCACAGCTACCGCCTCGACGGCGAGGAAACGCTCACGATGCCCCCGACCACCGAAGCCTGGGGCCGCTGTGAGGCGACCCTGAAGACGTTCGATGGCTGGTCGGACGTCGACTGGACGGCGGTCGCGGCCGAGGGCTACGACGCGATCCCCGAAGCCGCCCGCACGTACCTCGAGTACATCGCCGACGAACTCGAGACGCCGATCTACGCGGTCGGCGTCGGGCCGGGCCGAGAGGAGACCGTCATCGTCGAAGATCCGTACGAATAG
- a CDS encoding DUF7527 domain-containing protein, whose amino-acid sequence MDSRTQERVERWDSRPFTGGYTELSTLADSDFSGAVTADGTWLFMLNGRVVGVIDGEITAFEDASGTIYAAPHASLPLLCSMQAQGGETRANYYTNETPLSEVDQTLKDGSFTGYIELSEQVLSGDYYAVYYGGRRMAAAYIGNAQRLLTGDEAFERAADEVGIYEVVDVEIDVTDVPSGGQSSSSDESTGQTSGSPATGSDRPSDAESSAASVDSAGQGNVSTDEPPSPAQPGSADTRPSVSESDGAEPAAYSGSSPSSENTTRPASASELREMSDLTSPDDEPDPAAASSSPELRDEASSDETDSETVSFTEDAGTAADDAPIDASDSSAERSKPDTDIEETQSLESGPQTTATDDAQSAANPNDASLESDDAPGSKSDHATNAPSVEVAADADSPEPEPPSSEQDAESPASEAEPTASEAESSEPTDEADDAEETGELDARLKQEERWRETRSIPSIDPEKTEYAGGVERERADRAPSEHRDRPEARSQSSDGERTAESRQPRSGADGSKADAGGDEGVGTDRETAAGSGQRPTTPETDAMSAEAALEEYEQRIEALTQHARELESERDQLRAENQELSETVERLRSRIDELEAECERLRDVDAADAVAAGVGESTASQQLSPREALSGTNLFVRYASKSDPTLQTAHDGAGEQGEVAANLQIEQHTTFDSSDVTVLGEPYDEFLADTMEYRFVDWLVQTLLFEIRETGHGDKFGDLYDAIPRIDRAELHASISLEDDETDDVPDEVTFDVVAFDKMGTPLIVANLNDSRDPATEGMLSELEEAASAVTANYPDLGAAMAVTASYFEPGALEVTEQATSSGFLSRSSKLSYVNLSRKQGYHLALVESRSSGFHMTVPEL is encoded by the coding sequence ATGGACTCGCGCACGCAAGAGCGCGTCGAACGATGGGATTCTCGTCCCTTTACTGGCGGGTATACCGAACTCTCCACGCTCGCTGATTCCGATTTCTCCGGCGCGGTAACGGCGGACGGAACGTGGTTGTTCATGCTCAACGGACGCGTCGTCGGCGTTATCGACGGCGAGATCACCGCGTTCGAGGACGCTTCCGGAACGATTTACGCCGCACCGCACGCGTCGTTACCCCTTCTCTGCTCGATGCAGGCACAGGGCGGCGAAACCAGGGCCAACTACTACACGAACGAGACGCCGCTCTCGGAGGTCGATCAGACGCTCAAAGACGGCTCGTTCACCGGGTACATCGAACTGAGCGAGCAGGTTCTCAGCGGGGATTACTACGCCGTCTACTACGGCGGCCGACGCATGGCCGCCGCGTACATCGGCAACGCACAGCGGTTGCTCACCGGCGACGAGGCGTTCGAACGCGCCGCCGACGAGGTCGGGATCTACGAGGTCGTCGACGTGGAAATCGACGTGACGGACGTTCCCAGCGGCGGCCAGTCGTCGTCTTCGGACGAGTCGACCGGCCAGACAAGCGGTTCACCGGCGACGGGTTCCGATCGACCGTCCGACGCGGAGTCGTCGGCCGCCAGCGTCGATTCGGCGGGACAAGGGAATGTGTCGACAGACGAACCACCGTCGCCAGCCCAACCGGGGTCGGCGGACACACGGCCGAGTGTGTCGGAATCGGACGGAGCGGAGCCGGCGGCTTATTCGGGGTCGTCTCCGTCGTCCGAGAATACCACTCGACCAGCCTCGGCATCCGAGCTCCGCGAGATGTCGGACCTGACGAGTCCCGACGACGAGCCCGATCCGGCGGCGGCCAGTTCGTCGCCCGAACTTCGGGACGAAGCGTCGTCCGACGAAACCGATTCCGAAACGGTCTCGTTCACCGAAGACGCCGGGACCGCGGCTGACGACGCTCCGATCGATGCGAGCGACTCGAGCGCTGAAAGATCGAAACCAGACACGGACATCGAAGAGACCCAGTCACTCGAGTCGGGCCCACAGACGACCGCGACCGACGACGCTCAGTCGGCGGCGAATCCGAACGACGCGTCGCTCGAGTCCGACGACGCGCCCGGTTCGAAGTCCGATCACGCGACGAACGCCCCCTCCGTCGAAGTCGCGGCCGACGCCGACTCGCCCGAACCCGAACCACCGTCCTCCGAGCAGGATGCCGAATCGCCAGCGTCCGAGGCCGAACCGACGGCGTCCGAGGCCGAATCGTCCGAGCCGACCGACGAAGCCGACGACGCCGAAGAAACGGGCGAACTCGACGCGCGGCTGAAACAGGAAGAACGCTGGCGGGAGACCCGAAGTATTCCCTCGATCGACCCGGAGAAGACCGAGTACGCCGGCGGCGTCGAACGCGAACGGGCCGATCGCGCTCCGAGCGAGCATCGCGATCGACCCGAAGCGCGTTCACAGTCGTCCGACGGCGAGCGGACGGCAGAAAGTCGACAGCCCCGATCGGGCGCTGACGGCTCGAAAGCGGACGCCGGCGGCGACGAAGGAGTTGGTACCGACCGAGAGACGGCCGCCGGTTCCGGACAGCGGCCGACGACGCCAGAAACCGACGCGATGTCGGCCGAGGCGGCGCTCGAGGAGTACGAGCAACGCATCGAGGCGCTTACCCAGCACGCGCGAGAGCTCGAGTCCGAACGCGACCAGTTGCGAGCCGAAAATCAGGAGCTCTCCGAAACGGTCGAACGGCTTCGCTCGCGGATCGACGAACTCGAGGCGGAGTGCGAGCGGCTTCGCGACGTCGACGCGGCCGACGCCGTGGCGGCCGGCGTCGGCGAGTCGACGGCGAGCCAGCAACTCTCGCCGCGCGAGGCGCTCTCGGGGACGAACCTGTTCGTCAGATACGCCTCGAAGAGCGATCCGACGCTCCAGACGGCCCACGACGGCGCGGGCGAGCAGGGCGAGGTCGCCGCGAACTTACAGATCGAACAGCACACGACGTTCGATTCGTCGGACGTGACCGTCCTCGGCGAACCGTACGACGAGTTCCTCGCCGACACGATGGAGTACCGGTTCGTCGACTGGCTCGTCCAGACGCTGCTGTTCGAAATCCGGGAGACGGGCCACGGCGACAAGTTCGGAGACCTCTACGACGCGATTCCGCGGATCGACCGGGCGGAGCTACACGCGTCGATCTCGCTCGAGGACGACGAGACGGACGACGTCCCCGACGAAGTGACCTTCGACGTCGTCGCGTTCGACAAGATGGGGACCCCGCTAATCGTCGCGAACCTCAACGACTCGCGCGATCCGGCGACCGAGGGGATGCTCTCGGAGCTCGAGGAAGCCGCCTCGGCGGTCACCGCGAACTATCCGGACCTCGGGGCCGCGATGGCGGTGACCGCGAGTTACTTCGAACCCGGCGCGCTCGAGGTGACCGAGCAGGCGACCAGCAGCGGCTTTCTCAGCCGTAGTTCGAAGCTCAGTTACGTCAACCTCTCGCGAAAACAGGGGTACCACCTCGCGCTCGTCGAGTCGCGCTCGAGCGGCTTTCACATGACCGTCCCGGAACTCTAA
- a CDS encoding methytransferase partner Trm112 — translation MKESLLEILCCPLDKHDLELEDAQYDGDEVVSGDLVCSECGETYPIEDGIPNLLPPDMREQTPA, via the coding sequence ATGAAGGAGTCGCTGCTTGAGATCCTCTGCTGTCCGCTCGATAAACACGATCTGGAACTCGAGGACGCCCAGTACGACGGCGACGAGGTCGTCTCCGGTGACCTCGTCTGCTCGGAGTGTGGCGAGACCTATCCCATCGAGGACGGCATTCCGAACCTGCTGCCGCCGGACATGCGCGAACAGACGCCAGCGTAG
- a CDS encoding DUF7524 family protein codes for MSGTELTLEINRETGESLEPNSRSIETEGSFAIRLRGHTVPAHAHCRLEGELSRVGSLKQPNYYVEPDEEVVVPVSVPEVDEPVSGTLEISIGYGAEVARIAVEVVPGPPEVDVDDSLGEPHRPEPEPSLLESISNAVGANPATLGVVALACIALAVAALTAGSIGGPVALVGVLIVAAGIVIAAGLLYY; via the coding sequence GTGTCCGGGACCGAACTCACCCTCGAGATCAACCGCGAGACGGGTGAATCGCTCGAGCCGAACTCGCGGTCGATCGAGACCGAGGGATCGTTCGCGATTCGGCTCCGCGGCCACACCGTCCCGGCCCACGCCCACTGCCGACTCGAGGGCGAACTGTCCCGCGTCGGCTCGCTCAAGCAACCCAATTACTACGTCGAACCGGACGAGGAAGTCGTGGTCCCGGTCTCGGTTCCCGAAGTCGACGAACCGGTCTCGGGCACACTCGAAATCTCGATCGGCTACGGCGCGGAAGTCGCCCGGATAGCCGTCGAGGTCGTCCCCGGACCCCCGGAAGTCGACGTCGACGACTCGCTCGGCGAACCGCACCGTCCGGAACCCGAACCGTCGCTTCTCGAGTCGATATCGAACGCCGTCGGCGCGAACCCGGCCACGCTCGGCGTCGTCGCGCTGGCGTGTATCGCGCTCGCGGTCGCCGCCCTGACCGCCGGGTCGATCGGCGGCCCCGTCGCGCTCGTCGGCGTTCTCATCGTCGCGGCCGGCATCGTGATCGCTGCGGGACTCTTGTACTACTGA
- a CDS encoding VOC family protein: MSVLRTHHVGITVRDLETVRSFYERVLGLSVVDTFSVSGTGFEEAVDVPNAAGSFVHLESEGGDVRLELVEYEPEAPASRAESINQPGAAHVSFAVADLEAFADSIPDDAERLSGPRTTASGTTIMFLRDPEGNLIEIVEA, from the coding sequence ATGTCAGTACTGCGTACACACCACGTCGGGATCACGGTCAGGGACCTCGAGACGGTTCGTTCGTTCTACGAGCGCGTCCTCGGCCTGTCCGTCGTCGACACCTTCAGCGTCTCCGGAACCGGGTTCGAGGAGGCCGTCGACGTGCCGAACGCGGCCGGCTCGTTCGTCCACCTCGAGTCCGAGGGCGGGGACGTCAGACTCGAACTCGTCGAGTACGAACCGGAGGCGCCGGCGAGTCGGGCGGAATCGATCAATCAGCCGGGAGCGGCCCACGTCAGTTTCGCGGTCGCGGACCTCGAGGCATTCGCGGACTCGATCCCCGACGACGCCGAGCGACTGAGCGGCCCGCGGACGACCGCGAGCGGGACGACGATCATGTTCCTGCGCGATCCGGAGGGGAACCTGATCGAGATTGTCGAGGCCTGA